From the Coffea eugenioides isolate CCC68of chromosome 1, Ceug_1.0, whole genome shotgun sequence genome, the window TCTTGCAATGGTGCTTGTTAGCTTGCGGGATGTATTGCTGTGTACGCTTCTCAATATTTGCACGAGcagcttcatgtaacctgcgcacaaagtcagctttctttttcctatctaagcttgtgtgctcagaggaaggtaagggtgcAAATCAAGGGGAGTCAGGGGGTTAAACCCATATACAATCTCAAATGGTGAGTAGTGTGTTGCACTATGAACAGTTCTATTGTAAGCAAATTCCACATGTGacaaacactcttcccaagatTTAAGATTCTTTTAATCAAAGCCCTGAGTAATGTtccaagtgtgcgattgacaacctcagtttggccatcaCTTTGGGGATGACTTGGGGTTGAAAACAATAACCTAGTGCCAAGCttagaccacaaagtcttccaaaaataactcaagaatttcacatctctatcactaacaatggttTGAGGCATACCACGCAAGCGaacaatttctttgaagaacaagttagcaatatgagatgcatcatcagttTTGTGGCAAGGGATgaaatgagccatcttagagaatctgtcaactaccacatagatggagtcattaccccttggaGACCTAGGTAGGCCCAAGACAAAGTCCATGGACAAGTCCACCCAAGGATGATGTGGAATGGGcaatggggtatacaagccatatgggTTTGTTTTAGACTTGGCCTTGTGACAAGTGGCACATCTACCGACCATGCGCTCAACATCCCTACGCATATGGGGCCAGTAGAAGTGCTCTTGCAACATTGTTAAAGTCTTAACAACACCAAAAtgtcccatgagaccaccactatgtgcctctctAACCAAAAGATCGCGAATGGAAGAATTAGGCACACACAACTTATCTACATGGAATAGGaatccatcatgcaaaaagTATTTTCCATGCGGGGTCTTAACACAAGCAGCATATATGTCATAAAAATCATGATCATTTCAAACCCTAATAACTTAGCATCAAGAAAAACAAGCAAGGAATGTCTACGTGATAAGGCATCAGCTACCATATTCGATTTGCCAGTtttgtacttaatgacataagagaaggtgtcaatgaagcttacccacTTGGCATGTCTGTTACTCAATTTTGGTTGCCCCTTGAGAaacttcaatgactcgtgatcaaTGTGTATCACAAACTCCCTAGGGCGGAGGTAGTGTTGCCAGGTCTCCAAAGCCCTCACCAgtgcgtacaactccttgtcataCGTGGGGTAGTTTAAGGCAGCACCTCCCAGTTTCTCgctaaagaaggcacaaggcctcttgtcttgcatgaggacgGTGCCAATACCtgcaccagaagcatcacattcaatttcaaaggtCTTGTTaaaatttggtaatgctaaaacaggtgcatgtgtgagtttgtcctTGAGGGTAAGGAATGCTTGTTCTTGGGCTTCTCCCCAATGGAATTTATCATTcttctttgtcacggcggtcaaTGGAGCAGCAATGGTGCTGAAGTCTTTGACAAATCGCCGGTAGAAGCCCGCCAATCCATGGAAGCTGCGCACCTCAGGGATAGATGTtggagttggccattgcttgatggcctcaatcttggactcGTCTACTTTGATGCCCTGTGAACTCACaacatagcctaaaaacacaagtcattagtacaaaaggtgcacttcttaaggttggcGTATAGACCTGCCTCTCGAAGTGTATTAAGAACTAATCTTAAATGCTCCATGTGCTCATGCTTATTTCGACTATATATCAAGATGTCATCCAAATAGACAATCACAAACTTCCCAATGAAGTGTCTCAAAAAATGTTTCGCTAATCTCATAAATGTACTAGGggcattagtcaacccaaagggcatgactagccactcataaagaccatgtttagttttgaaagccgttttccattcatcgtcttctttcatcctaatttgatgatagccactccttaaATCAAATTTAGTGAAAATAACAACACTATCAAGTTCGTCAAGCATATCATCTAGcctaggaa encodes:
- the LOC113768611 gene encoding uncharacterized protein LOC113768611; the encoded protein is MLVTHNGEIVSDDDDCEDMPGLIKSDCLEDDSAEEECSPTQGEIGCLVARRVLTARVKEDEQLQRENLFYTRCKVSAKMCSLIIDGGSYTNVASLLMIESLGLPTTRHPHPYRLQWLSEEDEVRVYKQVRVPFSIGNYIDEVVCDVVPMHMTHVILGRPWQFDKHVTFDGRANKDTLLHNGKRMVLTPLTPAQVYEDQLKLQRESELDRQKRKQKAADPGKCFTSTSEQSTKGQASTPSVTHNHSLIKPITRKQNMIIKAKDVRKIVNSDQPGIKVDESKIEAIKQWPTPTSIPEVRSFHGLAGFYRRFVKDFSTIAAPLTAVTKKNDKFHWGEAQEQAFLTLKDKLTHAPVLALPNFNKTFEIECDASGAGIGTVLMQDKRPCAFFSEKLGGAALNYPTYDKELYALVRALETWQHYLRPREFVIHIDHESLKFLKGQPKLSNRHAKWVSFIDTFSYVIKYKTGKSNMTPHGKYFLHDGFLFHVDKLCVPNSSIRDLLVREAHSGGLMGHFGVVKTLTMLQEHFYWPHMRRDVERMVIVFNPKSSPK